In one window of Electrophorus electricus isolate fEleEle1 chromosome 15, fEleEle1.pri, whole genome shotgun sequence DNA:
- the brca2 gene encoding breast cancer type 2 susceptibility protein isoform X1 — MDMFEDVLRGVEAELGPLNIHWFEELTVKASRHGHQPVAEVQQTSSVSRAPADTPTLDSQVSSTPKMLRCRTSESPFSFLGDFSAPGMQTPLQGLLRTDSNPCLFGSAKDSQRTEKEYGSRKTNECFGLLDTPISSLVQDSEAKRISESLGAQMNPDISWSSSFNTPSTLTPTVILSRQETQSSPVSFLRDKEVIIVRNLFPSLSKDTHPASERQTSVQHIDLKGRADAKASNTSLDDLDGLWKQTVPDAIKDADVRGTVKSVLDGAEDVLSIFFSKSSSALRRVKTKARIKKRTTLAAESFAHLTLASNVDLRSVETCTAVKIESPPISKDLTQWTPLSLSDVPDSKTKQIIASELANKQHNNLLLNSDSAQHTCRDSNAQVVQSSCAVEKLQCFPDSYSERAQARGSFMEASPSLTLARKPRRFVYRVQSPCPSTEVGKGTATPVWSSDTDTGYLTVNQCLETSLFEESKHGEDARTKDTGDHMLQAGETTGKQMTWSTLSVDQGLNMTQLCEAFAEDFTQGVNLDKSPNQRAHSKHDSLGKSSCIKISKEQPNTVPKEQSEGGVGYKCSDGNYKETNAAKVESMTCEHPRCDSGYPSFLSDSSRVTICCSGSESYLHSVFKTANNKDIYVQPEALMKAKAMLDERGQCTTARVVSGIPEPTKPSLIQVLASPDAVQLPSERHGHGLNSGRETSNLSTRGLESGFVTASSKSITVSSDNLEKAKDIFKEFDENTDKLQGRNVMHDGCPVLDFKSSQKRQDSNQINVDSSLTASQKADVTELCSILEEACSQYEFTQVRPTKLGLKPLDSTHVEKDWDSDILADIDFDDSFNCAVESRLSQKYQTKIDSPTHQTPVLNSMHSKDESIQAVSISQPCCKTLKVEPNTSDENESYCSGFKTASGKTLSVSDKCLSKAKSLFADLEDSEENIVTLQTNRPDTVEQKLKQSPKCHTTEPSPEACNDGLYCTKKLNKLELKAEESLCNENSDSVMTETEICKHIDGSANLEAMQRSVDQKLNLLEMNAVNFGFKTAGGKEVKVSEKALVNAKRLLNEVENFEARNMCEATVSLKAPPKTKAVSCILTPVHDRSNISTESLRKVGEERFHDSTEKKCQPSQSIQSDGFKLASGKGVSVSASAIQMSKAIFRDIENSVNCSNGIKLEDGNTKLDSEANRNQNKSVKVYKMASSRGVSISEKAFKEAKTFFKDYDLDCSDISQEKGDKSSVMDDCGFKAVVVSMVHLPEMDRLNKEALSLKQQSTALNKHVREEFAKTSAETLQSTSGCSFSTANGKTVSVSAEALQRAKAVLADSADTSPCEKRMEISEEKNVPEKRSTIPGRSWNFSTASGKKVAVSDKALRKAKSLFSECEVEGSLLDEGLSKTAETSATEPECARCLGFSTASGKGVAVSEKALMEVKTPFDNCADLSVDVHDIESHLNMPKVQQKSFHGTSVRKCIPANAGKPEGKFEIVEDGDSEADALKSGNVGFSMASGKGVTVSKSALEAALPTFKECDAEPAAGVHGESPLISECQASGVNENNQYKMGQIIATVPSFASLPAHGDSSLLNCRSLNTGGCNETQQKYLEQEAMACTKALLEDDLDEHSLLEDTGFRESRPEHKLSIEANIARKRMSDGRGLTGQPPLKRRLVSEFNQISDGSRVCTPATSSPNGTLNDRRVFTCNLHLKPNITLPSRDVTERKAANPDFHVAFPHSADQKRAAANLKATVFVPPFQKNSRPEAPKPCVSTDIAKGPSVFVPPFKKEDSLGGIDLLRSPSHNSSVSKSSSILSSGQENKMTFVKGKAHIVGTQEDWKKETEAQRDVKLGSLPTGTSEDKVFEVWQQSLELARDIQDMRIRKKKRQTVRPLPGSLYLAKTSGVTRISLREAVGHKNPVQHTQEELYQRGVHRKVSQISSENAESFRFGWAEFFGHEALAETGGVQLADGGWLIPNNEASAGKEEFYRALCDTPGVDPKLISEAWVYNHYRWIVWKQASMERTFPEVYGGLCLTPEQVLLQLKLRYDIEVDHSRRSALKKIMEMDDTPAKTLVLCVCGIATSVRNQVGTEKAAAPTDPRLEAPAAVVWLTDGWYSIKSLLDLPLSSMLQKGRLRVGGKIIVHGAELIGSQDACAPLEAPDSLMLKISANSTRPARWDAKMGFHKDPRPFQVSLSSLYSTGGVVGCVDIIVLRSYPTQWMEKLSGGIFVFRNERAEDREARRHSSAKQKNLELLFFKIQAQFEKEEEKKKKTRNHRRTFTRQEIERLQDGEELYEAVESDPGYMETHLSVQQVEAVNSYRRGVAEQRQAELQERVRRAVQEAHKAEGGCLNRDVTPVWKLAIADSNDQHGNHVYTLNIWRPSAELSSLLREGGRYKAYHLATSETKKHSASAHVQFTATKKTQFQELEVCPEQLSKCFPLRRVASFRELQDPRFSSPCGEVDLVGYVISVLDRQGSSPLVYLVDDGLDFVSVRTSGSLVQLAVEDLVRPMALLAVSNLRPQQLCAPVPDLYAGEQSLFSTHPKDPHIKGAMARINSFVQGYKSFFSVAEEKLSNLIPPGCSNSFPSLRTPGFLPKQNIRIATPQQAGRVFSPFTPVSKPSPSPAGGSEPKDPRSVKRKRGIDYLSRIPSPPPITPLGTGTSPSVNRTFNPPRRSETPQCPRSGLDPSPSSAALPVEEQWVKDEELALINTQALDGMGQAHGEGPSST; from the exons ATGGACATGTTTGAAGACGTCCTCCGTGGAGTCGAAGCAG AGCTCGGGCCACTTAATATCCACTGGTTTGAGGAGCTTACTGTAAAAGCGTCTCGACATGGACACCAGCCTGTTGCTGAGGTGCAGCAGACCTCGTCCGTGTCCAGAGCACCAGCGGACACCCCCACCCTGGACAGTCAGGTCTCTTCAACACCCAAAATGCTGAGGTGTAGAACCTCAGAGTCTCCTTTCTCATTTCTGGGAGATTTTTCTGCTCCAG GGATGCAAACCCCCCTGCAGGGTTTGCTGAGGACTGACTCAAACCCATGTCTGTTTGGCTCAGCAAAAGACAG ccAACGGACTGAAAAAGAGTATGGATCTCGGAagacaaatgaatgttttg GTCTGCTGGACACACCGATAAGTTCTTTG GTACAAGATTCAGAGGCAAAACGCATCTCAGAGAGCCTTGGAGCTCAGATGAATCCTGACATATCATGGAGCAGTTCCTTCAACACCCCATCAACACTCACCCCCACGGTTATTTTGT CCAGACAGGAAACTCAGTCTTCACCAGTAAGTTTTCTCAGAGACAAAGAAGTCATT ATTGTACGAAACCTATTTCCATCACTGTCAAAAGACACTCATCCAGCATCTGAAAGGCAAACTTCTGTACAACACATTG ATCTGAAAGGCCGGGCTGATGCAAAGGCATCAAACACTTCCTTAGACGATTTGGACGGTCTTTGGAAGCAGACAGTACCAGATGCAATAAAGGACGCGGATGTCCGTGGCACAGTGAAGAGTGTCCTTGATGGTGCCGAGGACGTCCTGTCCATCTTCTTTAGCAAGAGCAGCTCAGCACTGCGAAGAGTCAAAACCAAAGCACGAATAAAGAAGAGAACTACTCTGGCAGCGGAGAGCTTTGCACATCTTACTTTAGCATCAAATGTTGATTTAAGATCAGTCGAAACCTGCACTGCTGTTAAAATTGAAAGTCCCCCTATAAGTAAAGACCTCACACAGTGGACTCCACTAAGTTTATCTGATGTGCCAGACTCAAAAACAAAGCAGATCATTGCTTCTGAATTGGCAAACAAGCAACATAATAATTTATTACTTAACAGTGACTCTGCACAGCACActtgtagagacagtaatgcaCAAGTTGTTCAGTCTTCATGCGCTGTTGAGAAACTGCAGTGCTTTCCTGATTCGTATTCAGAGAGAGCTCAGGCAAGAGGTTCTTTTATGGAGGCATCTCCTTCACTCACGCTCGCTAGAAAACCCAGGAGGTTTGTGTATCGAGTACAAAGTCCATGTCCATCAACTGAAGTAGGAAAGGGGACTGCCACACCAGTGTGGTCCTCGGACACAGACACTG GTTATTTGACTGTAAATCAGTGTCTGGAAACATCTCTTTTTGAAGAGTCCAAACATGGTGAAGATGCACGCACAAAAGACACTGGTGATCATATGTTGCAAGCAGGAGAAACTACTGGTAAACAAATGACTTGGTCAACCCTCAGTGTAGACCAAGGTCTTAATATGACACAGCTTTGTGAAGCCTTTGCAGAAGATTTCACTCAGGGAGTCAATTTGGACAAATCGCCAAACCAAAGAGCACATAGCAAACACGATTCCCTCGGTAAGTCATCTTGCATAAAAATAAGCAAAGAACAACCTAACACAGTACCTAAGGAACAGTCTGAAGGTGGTGTTGGCTACAAGTGTTCTGATGGTAATTACAAGGAAACAAACGCAGCAAAGGTTGAGAGCATGACCTGTGAACATCCAAGATGTGACAGTGGCTATCCCTCCTTCCTTTCTGATTCTAGCCGGGTAACTATATGCTGTAGTGGTTCTGAAAGTTATCTACATTctgtgtttaaaacagcaaataatAAGGATATATATGTACAGCCAGAAGCTCTAATGAAGGCCAAAGCAATGTTGGATGAGAGAGGCCAATGTACAACTGCCAGGGTTGTTTCAGGTATACCTGAGCCAACAAAACCATCTCTGATACAAGTTTTAGCAAGCCCTGATGCAGTGCAGTTGCCTTCAGAAAGACATGGTCATGGGTTAAATTCTGGAAGAGAAACTTCAAATTTATCAACTAGGGGTTTAGAGTCTGGTTTTGTAACAGCCTCTAGCAAAAGTATTACTGTCTCTTCTGATAACCTTGAAAAAGCTAAAGACATTTTCAAGGAGTTTGATGAAAATACTGACAAATTGCAAGGCCGAAATGTGATGCATGACGGATGTCCAGTGCTTGACTTTAAAAGCAGTCAGAAACGTCAAGATTCTAACCAAATCAATGTTGATTCTTCTTTGACAGCATCGCAAAAAGCTGATGTAACAGAATTGTGCAGTATATTGGAAGAGGCATGCAGTCAGTATGAATTTACTCAGGTTAGGCCTACGAAGCTTGGTTTAAAGCCTCTGGATAGCACTCATGTTGAGAAGGATTGGGATTCTGATATACTTGCTGACATTGACTTTGATGACAGTTTTAACTGTGCTGTTGAGAGTCGGTTATCTCAGAAATATCAGACCAAGATAGATTCACCTACACACCAAACTCCAGTACTAAACAGCATGCACAGTAAGGATGAATCTATTCAAGCTGTAAGCATTAGCCAGCCATGCTGCAAAACTCTCAAAGTGGAGCCTAACACAAGTGATGAAAATGAGTCATATTGTTCTGGCTTTAAAACAGCCAGTGGAAAAACTCTTAGTGTCTCTGACAAATGTCTGAGCAAAGCAAAGAGTCTCTTTGCAGATTTGGAAGACAGTGAAGAAAACATTGTCACACTTCAGACTAATCGGCCAGACACTGTTGAGCAAAAGCTAAAACAATCCCCTAAATGCCATACAACTGAGCCCTCACCTGAAGCTTGCAATGATGGGTTATACTGCACTAAGAAACTAAATAAGCTTGAATTAAAGGCAGAGGAAAGCCTATGTAATGAAAATTCAGACTCTGTaatgacagaaacagaaatatgCAAACACATAGATGGCTCAGCAAATCTGGAAGCAATGCAGAGAAGTGTTGATCAGAAACTGAATTTACTTGAAATGAATGCAGTGAATTTTGGATTTAAGACTGCTGGAGGAAAGGAAGTAAAGGTGTCTGAAAAAGCCCTTGTGAACGCAAAAAGACTTTTAAATGAAGTTGAAAACTTTGAAGCTCGTAATATGTGTGAGGCCACTGTCTCACTAAAAGCCCctccaaaaacaaaagctgtCTCTTGTATCCTGACTCCTGTCCATGATCGGTCAAACATATCTACTGAATCTCTAAGAAAGGTTGGTGAAGAAAGGTTTCATGAcagtactgaaaaaaaatgtcagccTTCACAATCCATACAGAGTGATGGGTTTAAATTAGCCAGTGGCAAAGGAGTCTCAGTCTCAGCAAGTGCTATTCAGATGTCCAAAGCCATTTTCAGAGACATTGAGAACAGTGTAAATTGCTCCAATGGAATTAAATTGGAGGATGGCAATACAAAATTAGATTCTGAAGCAAACAGAAATCAGAACAAATCTGTCAAAGTATACAAGATGGCAAGCAGTAGAGGGGTGAGCATCTCAGAAAAAGCATTTAAGGAGGCAAAGACATTTTTCAAAGACTATGATCTTGATTGCTCAGATATTTCTCAAGAGAAAGGAGACAAGTCAAGTGTGATGGATGACTGTGGATTCAAGGCTGTTGTGGTAAGCATGGTGCATTTGCCTGAAATGGACAGACTGAACAAAGAGGCTTTGAGTTTAAAGCAACAGTCCACGGCTTTGAATAAACATGTCCGAGAGGAATTTGCTAAAACTTCAGCGGAGACACTTCAGTCAACATCTGGCTGCAGTTTCAGTACAGCAAATGGTAAAACGGTGTCTGTTTCGGCAGAAGCACTTCAAAGAGCTAAAGCAGTGTTAGCTGATTCAGCTGACACTTCACCATGTGAAAAGAGAATGGAAATTTCAGAAGAgaagaatgttccagaaaaacGTTCCACTATTCCAGGAAGAAGCTGGAACTTCAGTACTGCAAGTGGAAAGAAAGTGGCTGTGTCCGATAAGGCGCTGAGAAAAGCAAAGAGTCTTTTCTCTGAATGTGAAGTGGAAGGTTCACTGCTTGATGAAGGACTTTCAAAAACGGCGGAGACATCGGCCACAGAACCCGAGTGTGCGAGGTGTTTGGGATTCAGCACTGCAAGCGGTAAAGGTGTGGCGGTGTCAGAAAAGGCACTGATGGAAGTTAAAACTCCATTTGACAACTGCGCCGACTTGTCCGTTGACGTGCATGACATCGAGAGTCATTTGAACATGCCAAAAGTACAACAGAAAAGCTTCCATGGTACATCTGTGAGGAAATGTATACCAGCTAATGCTGGAAAGCCTGAGGGAAAATTCGAGATCGTAGAGGATGGAGACTCAGAGGCCGATGCCTTAAAGTCAGGAAATGTTGGTTTCAGCATGGCTAGTGGAAAAGGTGTGACCGTGTCAAAATCGGCTCTTGAGGCAGCTTTGCCGACGTTCAAAGAATGCGATGCAGAACCAGCTGCCGGTGTCCATGGCGAAAGTCCACTTATCTCTGAATGTCAGGCTTCAGGAGTTAATGAAAATAATCAATATAAAATGGGACAAATCATAGCCACAGTTCCATCATTCGCATCACTACCCGCACATGGTGATTCTTCTCTGCTCAACTGTCGTTCTTTGAATACTGGTGGATGCAATGAGACTCAGCAGAAATATTTGGAGCAGGAAGCAATGGCGTGCACTAAAGCCCTGTTAGAGGATGATCTCGATGAGCACAGTCTGTTGGAGGATACTGGTTTTAGGGAAAGTCGTCCTGAGCACAAGTTGTCAATCGAAGCAAATATAGCAAGAAAACGGATGTCAGATGGTCGtggtttgacag GGCAACCTCCACTGAAAAGAAGACTTGTTTCAGAATTTAACCAGATCTCAGATGGCAGTAGAGTCTGTACTCCTGCGACAAGCAGTCCCAATG GGACTCTAAATGACAGGCGAGTCTTCACATGCAATTTGCACTTAAAGCCCAATATTACTCTTCCGTCTAG GGATGTCACAGAGCGAAAAGCAGCCAACCCAGATTTCCACGTTGCTTTTCCACATTCTGCTGATCAAAAACGAGCAGCAGCAAACCTCAAAGCAACAGTGTTTGTCCCCCCTTTTCAAAAGAATAGCAGGCCCGAGGCACCCAAACCGTGTGTTTCTACAGACATTGCTAAAGGTCCAAGTGTGTTTGTTCCACCATTTAAAAAGGAGGACAGCTTGGGAGGTATTGATCTCCTGAGGAGTCCATCCCACAATTCCAGCGTCTCAAAATCCTCGTCCATCTTAAGCTCTggtcaagaaaataaaatgacttttgTGAAAGGGAAGGCCCACATAGTTGGGACACAAGAGGATtggaagaaagagacagaagccCAGCGAGATGTGAAGTTGGGGAGTCTGCCCACTGGAACGTCTGAAGATAAAG TCTTTGAGGTTTGGCAGCAGTCTTTGGAGCTGGCGCGGGATATACAGGACATGAGAATCAGAAAAAAGAAGCGGCAGACCGTTCGACCTTTGCCTGGCAGCCTGTACCTGGCGAAGACATCTGGGGTGACCAGGATATCACTGAGAGAGGCTGTAGGACACAAGAACCCAGTCCAACACACTCAGGAAGAG CTGTATCAGCGCGGTGTGCACCGCAAAGTCTCTCAGATAAGCAGCGAAAACGCAGAGTCATTCAGGTTTGGCTGGGCTGAATTCTTCGGACATGAGGCACTCGCAGAGACGGGCGGCGTCCAGCTGGCTGACGGGGGCTGGTTGATACCGAATAACGAAGCATCTGCAGGCAAGGAGGAGTTCTACAG GGCTTTGTGTGATACCCCTGGGGTTGACCCCAAACTGATAAGTGAGGCATGGGTGTACAACCACTATCGCTGGATTGTATGGAAACAGGCCTCCATGGAGAGAACCTTCCCCGAAGTGTATGGCGGTCTGTGTCTTACTCCAGAGCAAGTGCTTCTGCAACTCAAACTCAG ATATGACATTGAGGTGGATCACAGTCGAAGGTCCGCTTTAAAAAAGATCATGGAAATGGATGACACCCCGGCCAAGACcttagtgctgtgtgtgtgtggcattgcCACTTCAGTCCGTAATCAAGTGGGAACAGAGAAAGCTGCAGCCCCCACTGATCCCAGACTAGAGGCTCCAGCTGCAGTAGTATGGCTTACTGATGGCTGGTATTCCATTAAATCCCTGCTGGACCTGCCGCTGTCGTCCATGCTGCAGAAGGGCCGTCTCAGAGTGGGCGGGAAGATTATCGTCCATGGGGCAGAGCTGATTGGCTCGCAAGATGCCTGTGCCCCTTTGGAGGCTCCTGATTCGCTGATGCTCAAG ATTTCAGCTAACAGCACAAGGCCAGCCCGTTGGGACGCTAAGATGGGTTTCCATAAAGATCCCCGACCTTTCCAGGTGTCCCTCTCCTCACTGTATTCCACCGGTGGAGTGGTGGGCTGTGTAGACATCATTGTTTTGAGGAGCTACCCTACTCAG TGGATGGAGAAGTTGTCCGGTGGGATATTTGTGTTCCGCAATGAGCGGGCTGAAGACCGAGAGGCCAGACGTCACAGCAGTGCTAAGCAGAAGAACCTGGAGCTTCTGTTCTTTAAGATACAAGCCCAGTttgagaaagaggaggaaa AGAAGAAGAAAACTAGAAATCATCGTCGAACATTCACTCGTCAAGAGATTGAGAGACTCCAGGATGGTGAGGAGCTTTACGAAGCCGTGGAGAGTGACCCAGGTTACATGGAG ACCCATCTGAGCGTACAGCAGGTGGAGGCTGTGAACAGCTACAGGAGGGGTGTGGCTGAGCAGAGGCAGGCGGAACTACAGGAGCGTGTGCGCAGGGCTGTGCAGGAGGCCCACAAGGCTGAAGGGGGCTGTCTCAACCGAGATGTCACCCCCGTCTGGAAGCTTGCCATCGCCGACTCCAATGACCAGCATGGCAACCATG TGTACACACTGAATATCTGGCGGCCCTCGGCCGAGTTGAGCTCTCTGCTCAGGGAGGGTGGCAGGTACAAGGCTTACCATCTGGCCACGTCTGAGACCAAGAAGCACTCTGCCAGCGCCCACGTCCAGTTCACAGCCACCAagaaaacacagtttcaggAGTTGGAG GTTTGCCCGGAACAGTTAAGTAAATGTTTTCCTTTGAGACGAGTAGCAAGCTTCAGGGAGCTCCAGGACCCCAGGTTCAGCTCCCCGTGCGGGGAGGTGGATCTTGTAGGATACGTCATCTCCGTTTTGGATAGACAAG GTTCCTCTCCGCTGGTGTACTTGGTGGATGACGGGCTCGACTTCGTCTCTGTGAGGACCTCCGGGAGCCTGGTCCAGCTAGCGGTTGAGGACCTCGTGAGGCCGATGGCTCTCCTGGCCGTCAGCAATCTGCGGCCGCAGCAGCTGTGTGCGCCTGTGCCTGACCTTTACGCTGGAGAGCAGTCCCTCTTCTCCACACACCCCAAGGACCCCCACATAAAGGGAGCCATGGCCCGGATCAACTCTTTTGTCCAG GGTTACAAGTCGTTTTTCAGTGTCGCCGAGGAGAAGCTCTCAAACCTGATTCCACCTGGCTGTTCAAACTCCTTTCCGTCCCTGAGAACGCCGGGCTTTCTGCCAAAACAGAACATCAGGATT GCAACACCCCAGCAAGCAGGCagggttttttcccctttcaccCCAGTGTCCAAGCCAAGTCCTTCCCCCGCTGGTGGCTCTGAGCCCAAAGACCCCAGGAGTGTGAAACGAAAGCGTGGCATTGACTACTTGTCGCGCATTCCCTCTCCGCCACCCATCACCCCGCTGGGCACAGGCACCTCTCCCAGCGTCAACAGGACGTTTAACCCTCCGAGGAGGTCCGAGACCCCCCAGTGCCCCCGATCTGGGCTGGACCCAAGCCCCAGCTCCGCCGCCTTGCCAGTGGAGGAGCAGTGGGTGAAGGACGAGGAGCTGGCTTTGATAAACACCCAAGCGCTGGATGGGATGGGGCAAGCGCATGGAGAAGGGCCCTCGTCCACCTGA